The following are from one region of the Sorghum bicolor cultivar BTx623 chromosome 2, Sorghum_bicolor_NCBIv3, whole genome shotgun sequence genome:
- the LOC8077454 gene encoding nucleobase-ascorbate transporter 11, producing MPSSRRTTGRGGAGAGGAGAGDAGGGGDDDRVPPFMGNNRDHNPRELRSWARRTGFHPSAFFSGESNSSFASSAAAQPPPPPPPPAASRRPPRPPPERDPGPDTEDDLDPAPPLDLERGPAPGRGRGVRGGRPRRRIDLRGELEIPPGFGREEAVPRSAEPDARRRNGGVERDQAPANAGRNGNAAVAVADADSRKKAEEAEAKRKAEEAEARRKKEEEERDAELAAYYQEQWANEDEGAADAAAAETAPLYEAPGGLRCGVTENPGWAPLIFYGIQHYLSIAGSLVFVPLILVPTMGGSDEDTATVISTMLLVSGLTTILHTFLGSRLPLIQGSSFVYLAPALVIANSEEFRNLSDNKFKHIMRELQGAILVGSVFQIILGYTGLMSLFLRLINPVVVAPTIAAVGLAFFSYGFPQAGSCVEISLPLILLVLLCTLYMRKISLFGNHIFLVYAVPLSVAIVWAYAFFLTAGGAYNFKGCTSNIPSSNILLDSCRRHLETMRRCRTDVSTAWKTAAWVRVPYPFQWGPPTFHFKTGIIMIIVSLVASVDSLSSYHAASLLVNLSPPTRGVVSRGIGLEGISTFIAGVWGTGTGSTTLTENIHTLETTKMGSRRALQLGAAVLVIFSFFGKIGALLASIPLALAASVLCFTWALIIALGLSTLRYTQAASSRNMIIVGFTLFISLSIPAYFQQYEPSSNLILPSYLLPYAAASSGPVRTASSGLNYAVNALLSINVVVALFVALILDNTVPGSRQERGVYIWTDPKSLEVDPATLEPYRLPEKISCWFKWAKCIGI from the exons ATGCCGAGCTCGCGGCGGACCAcgggccgcggcggcgcaggCGCAGGCGGCGCGGGGGCCGGTGATGCAGGAggaggcggcgacgacgacaggGTGCCGCCGTTCATGGGCAACAACCGCGACCACAACCCGCGGGAGCTGCGCTCCTGGGCGCGCCGCACGGGGTTCCACCCCTCGGCCTTCTTCTCGGGGGAGTCCAACTCCTCCTTCGCCTCCTCCGCCGCGGCGcagcccccgccgccgccgcctcccccgGCCGCCTCGCGCCGCCCGCCGCGACCGCCGCCGGAGCGGGACCCCGGCCCGGACACCGAGGACGACCTCGATCCCGCGCCGCCGCTGGACCTGGAGCGCGGGCCGGCGCCTGGCCGCGGACGCGGCGTCCGGGGCGGGCGCCCGCGCCGACGCATCGACCTCCGCGGCGAGCTCGAGATCCCGCCGGGCTTCGGCCGCGAGGAGGCGGTGCCGAGGTCGGCGGAGCCGGACGCCAGGAGGAGGAACGGCGGCGTCGAGAGGGACCAGGCGCCGGCCAATGCGGGCCGGAACGGGAACGCAGCGGTCGCGGTCGCGGACGCGGATTCGAGGAAGAAGGCCGAGGAGGCGGAGGCGAAGCGGAAGGCGGAGGAGGCCGaggcgaggaggaagaaggaggaggaggagagggacGCCGAGCTGGCTGCGTACTACCAGGAACAGTGGGCCAACGAGGATGAGGGGGCTGCGGACGCTGCCGCGGCCGAGACGGCCCCGCTGTACGAGGCGCCGGGAGGACTCCGGTGCGGTGTAACCGAGAACCCCGGGTGGG CGCCCCTCATATTTTATGGCATACAACATTACCTGTCAATAGCTGGTTCACTTGTCTTTGTTCCTTTGATACTGGTACCTACAATGGGTGGTTCTGAT GAGGATACTGCAACAGTCATCTCCACCATGTTATTAGTCTCTGGTCTTACtacaatactacatacttttttGGGTTCTCGGCTTCCATTGATTCAAGGAAGCTCCTTTGTATATTTGGCTCCGGCGTTGGTAATTGCGAACTCTGAGGAGTTCAGAAATCTTAGTGACAAT AAATTCAAGCACATAATGAGGGAGCTACAGGGGGCTATACTTGTTGGTTCAGTATTCCAGATAATATTAGGATACACTGGTCTTATGTCACTGTTTCTGAG GTTAATAAATCCAGTAGTGGTGGCACCAACTATTGCTGCAGTGGGTTTGGCATTTTTTAGTTATGGATTCCCTCAGGCTGGTAGCTGTGTAGAAATCAGCTTGCCTCTCATTCTGTTGGTTCTTCTGTGCACTCTG TACATGAGAAAAATATCCCTGTTTGGCAACCATATCTTCCTTGTCTATGCG GTGCCCCTCAGTGTTGCAATTGTATGGGCATATGCATTCTTCCTAACTGCTGGTGGAGCATATAACTTCAAAGGCTGCACCTCAAATATACCCAGTTCAAACATATTATTGGATTCATGCAGAAGGCATTTAGAAACCATGAGACGGTGTCGTACTGATGTTTCTACTGCATGGAAAACTGCTGCCTGGGTGAGGGTTCCCTATCCATTCCAATGGGGCCCTCCAACATTTCATTTTAAGACGGGTATCATCATGATAATAGTTTCACTGGTTGCTTCAGTTGATTCG CTTTCATCGTACCATGCTGCATCGCTGCTGGTAAATTTAAGTCCACCAACACGGGGAGTTGTCAGCAGAGGAATTGGGCTTGAAGGCATTTCAACTTTTATTGCTGGAGTGTGGGGTACAGGTACAGGTTCGACAACATTAACAGAGAATATACACACCCTTGAAACAACCAAAATGGGCAGCAGGAGGGCTTTGCAGCTTGGGGCAGCTGTGTTAGTcatcttctccttctttg GTAAAATCGGAGCTCTCCTAGCCTCTATACCTCTTGCCTTGGCCGCCTCTGTTCTGTGTTTCACCTGGGCGCTAATTATTGCACTGGGCTTGTCCACATTGCGTTACACCCAAGCAGCAAGCTCCAGGAACATGATAATAGTTGGATTTACACTATTCATTTCCTTGTCAATCCCTGCATACTTTCAGCAGTATGAACCCAGCTCCAACCTTATCTTGCCAAGCTATCTTCTTCCATATGCAGCTGCGTCAAGTGGACCAGTTCGCACAGCCAGCAGTGgg CTGAATTATGCAGTGAATGCGCTCCTATCCATCAACGTTGTGGTGGCTCTCTTTGTCGCGTTGATCCTTGACAACACGGTGCCAGGCAGCAGACAGGAGCGTGGTGTGTACATTTGGACAGATCCCAAATCCCTTGAGGTGGATCCTGCGACATTGGAACCCTACCGATTGCCGGAAAAGATTTCATGCTGGTTCAAGTGGGCAAAGTGTATTGGCATATAA